The Allochromatium tepidum genome has a window encoding:
- a CDS encoding InlB B-repeat-containing protein codes for MHPTTRLLGLLGFLALTSLPVQAATPQPAAGEQHSLALHADGFVWSWGLGSQGQLGLGGDRLFSESEPQRVLDPGGTGFLNLRRTAADEVLLTLKVEGSGRVLDGSGAIDCPDVCEAVFAANSRTRLSAVPDAGWSFAGWGGGCTGADDCTLTLVEDVEVTANFTELSNRYRLDSPVNGSFESGIGVVHGWVCEAGRVDLQVDDRAPFTAAYGSERADSQAICGDTANGFAAAINWSDYGDGEHTLILLADDRPLTEARVIVTTLGATFLTGLSASTTVADFPAAGLNTPLVWSEPHQNFVVSRGGAAAAQADWASSAAGAGHWESPLAGGFESGQALIRGWVCAASTVDAELDGVRFALPYGSERADTRGVCGDTDNGYARAVNWNDYADGEHRIRLFIDGAVVETRSFQVATPGGQGRVSGVQRLHRIADFPRPGDSLGLQWSEPHQNFRIVAYAAAGQTAESYHRKVRAYFQGGLGRAPTAGELDDWSAVLFDNSGSVWRPAGAGLQVYLSDLVGWGAELPTSAEAGAQVDTVLTNLFGTTSGLDSRIPAYYVDQLLAGSIRARGLVNAVLNDLAIMPRVDGTYGQPNGWTGGPGDGLLTPDQIGAYRSRVE; via the coding sequence ATGCACCCAACGACACGCCTCCTCGGACTCCTTGGATTTCTCGCACTGACGAGCCTCCCGGTCCAGGCCGCCACCCCGCAGCCGGCCGCCGGCGAGCAGCACTCGCTGGCCCTGCATGCCGACGGCTTCGTCTGGTCCTGGGGCCTGGGCAGCCAGGGACAGCTCGGGTTGGGCGGCGACCGGCTGTTCTCCGAGTCCGAGCCGCAACGGGTGCTCGACCCCGGCGGCACGGGCTTCCTGAACCTGCGCCGGACGGCGGCGGACGAGGTGCTCCTGACCCTGAAGGTCGAGGGTTCCGGGCGCGTGCTTGACGGCAGCGGCGCCATCGACTGTCCGGACGTCTGCGAGGCCGTGTTCGCCGCCAACAGCCGGACCCGCCTGAGTGCCGTGCCGGACGCCGGCTGGAGCTTCGCCGGCTGGGGCGGCGGCTGCACGGGGGCCGATGACTGCACCCTGACCCTGGTGGAGGACGTCGAGGTCACGGCCAACTTCACCGAACTGAGCAACCGCTACCGGCTCGACAGCCCGGTCAACGGCAGCTTCGAGAGCGGCATCGGCGTGGTGCACGGCTGGGTGTGCGAGGCCGGCCGTGTCGACCTCCAGGTCGACGACCGCGCCCCCTTCACCGCCGCCTATGGGTCCGAGCGCGCCGACAGTCAGGCCATCTGCGGCGACACGGCCAACGGCTTTGCCGCCGCCATCAACTGGTCCGACTACGGCGACGGCGAACATACCCTGATCCTGCTCGCCGATGACCGGCCGCTCACCGAGGCGCGGGTGATCGTCACCACCCTGGGCGCCACCTTCCTCACCGGGTTGAGCGCGAGCACGACGGTCGCGGACTTCCCGGCGGCCGGACTGAACACGCCCCTGGTGTGGTCGGAGCCGCATCAGAACTTCGTCGTCAGCCGGGGCGGGGCGGCGGCCGCACAGGCCGACTGGGCGAGCAGCGCTGCGGGCGCCGGTCACTGGGAGAGTCCGCTGGCCGGCGGGTTCGAGAGCGGCCAGGCGCTCATCCGCGGCTGGGTCTGTGCCGCGAGCACGGTCGATGCCGAACTCGACGGCGTGCGGTTCGCACTGCCCTACGGCAGCGAGCGTGCGGATACGCGCGGCGTCTGCGGCGACACCGACAACGGCTATGCGCGTGCCGTCAACTGGAACGACTATGCCGACGGAGAGCACCGGATTCGGCTGTTCATCGACGGTGCCGTCGTCGAGACGCGCAGCTTCCAGGTCGCCACCCCCGGCGGCCAAGGCCGCGTCAGCGGCGTGCAGCGTCTGCACAGGATCGCCGACTTCCCGCGTCCGGGCGACAGTCTCGGTCTGCAATGGTCCGAGCCGCACCAGAACTTCCGGATCGTCGCCTATGCCGCCGCCGGCCAGACGGCCGAGTCCTACCATCGCAAGGTGCGCGCCTACTTCCAGGGCGGTCTCGGGCGTGCGCCCACGGCCGGCGAACTCGACGACTGGAGCGCCGTCCTGTTCGACAACTCCGGCAGCGTCTGGCGGCCGGCGGGGGCGGGTCTCCAGGTGTATCTCAGCGATCTGGTCGGCTGGGGCGCGGAGCTCCCGACATCCGCCGAGGCCGGCGCTCAGGTCGACACCGTCCTGACCAATCTCTTCGGCACCACCAGCGGTCTCGACAGCCGTATCCCGGCCTACTACGTCGACCAGCTCCTCGCGGGCAGCATCCGTGCGCGCGGACTCGTCAATGCCGTTCTCAACGATCTGGCGATCATGCCCCGAGTCGACGGCACCTATGGTCAGCCCAACGGCTGGACGGGCGGACCGGGCGACGGGTTGCTGACCCCAGACCAGATCGGCGCCTATCGCTCCAGGGTCGAGTGA
- a CDS encoding methyltransferase domain-containing protein yields the protein MSLIPSNMLSMRRRLSERYLAGRGIEIGALHIPLHVGPAVEVRYVDRLTPDRLRRQYPELNAYDLVDVDIVDDGERLTQIADGEVDFIIANHMLEHCENPLGAMRSHLAKLKPQGVIYYAVPDKRHCFDAERPLTDFEHLVRDDRQGPEVSRRAHFAEWVRYVNKILDPVEAERQLERLLEIDYSIHFHVWDFDSFNAFLNDAQAYLNGAFHLREFQRNDTEIIAILQADRRAPVD from the coding sequence ATGAGTTTGATTCCGAGCAACATGCTCTCCATGAGACGCCGGCTCAGTGAACGGTATCTGGCGGGGCGGGGTATCGAGATCGGCGCCCTGCACATACCCTTGCACGTCGGGCCGGCGGTGGAGGTGCGCTATGTCGATCGGCTCACACCCGATCGACTGCGCCGCCAGTATCCGGAGCTGAACGCCTATGACTTGGTCGACGTGGATATCGTCGACGATGGCGAGCGGTTGACGCAGATCGCCGATGGCGAGGTCGATTTCATCATCGCCAACCACATGCTCGAACACTGCGAGAACCCATTGGGCGCCATGCGATCCCATCTGGCGAAGCTCAAGCCTCAGGGGGTGATCTATTATGCGGTTCCGGACAAGAGGCATTGCTTCGACGCCGAGCGGCCGCTCACGGATTTCGAGCATCTCGTCCGCGACGATCGGCAGGGGCCTGAGGTCTCGCGTCGGGCCCACTTCGCGGAGTGGGTGAGATACGTCAACAAGATCCTCGATCCGGTCGAGGCCGAGCGGCAACTGGAGCGGCTGCTCGAGATCGACTACAGCATCCATTTCCATGTCTGGGACTTCGATTCGTTCAACGCCTTTTTGAACGACGCTCAGGCCTATTTGAACGGCGCGTTTCATCTCCGCGAGTTCCAGCGCAACGATACCGAGATCATCGCCATTCTGCAGGCCGACCGTCGAGCCCCGGTGGATTGA
- a CDS encoding CAP domain-containing protein: MIKRLMALVLVLTVAFPVAGVPEDARLFTDAWAPESAIPDQAVKLVWRQRLVQVRIEALPLEPGGEVALDLFDDRSIRLVCDEIGEEMLGSLSWWGHGADEAGVLAHLALGETTVSGTILTPDGIFQIRPFDDDWHVVRELPPGDDSLFAGRIPFGERQPASALAFETETATLTNNERRMNGLPPLAWNDRLLNSARGHSIDMATNDYFSHTGLDGRSHADRMSDAGYNWNYASENIAAGQTSPAAVVDAWMNSPGHRANILDTIVCDLGVGYAYGAGSTYRHYWTQNFGRQQGVGTCPPVSGDDQPRAEDYYRKVNAYFYGAFGRAATSSELAEWGAVLRDNSGSVWRPLGAGLQHFLSNSLGWGTALIDDQTARSRVDEVLGNLFGSSSDIDSRITNYYVDALVTGSIRERGLVNAVLNDLAIMPRVDGTYGKPNGWTGGPGDGLLTPAQISAYRARIE; encoded by the coding sequence ATGATCAAGCGGCTCATGGCCTTGGTGCTGGTACTGACGGTGGCCTTCCCCGTGGCGGGGGTACCCGAGGATGCGCGGCTGTTCACGGATGCCTGGGCGCCTGAATCGGCGATTCCGGATCAGGCCGTGAAACTGGTGTGGCGTCAGCGGCTCGTTCAGGTCCGGATCGAGGCCCTGCCTCTGGAACCCGGCGGCGAGGTCGCACTCGATCTCTTCGACGATCGCAGTATCCGGCTCGTCTGCGACGAGATCGGCGAAGAGATGCTCGGCAGTCTCTCCTGGTGGGGGCATGGCGCGGACGAGGCCGGCGTCCTCGCGCATCTCGCCCTGGGTGAAACGACGGTCTCGGGCACGATCCTGACGCCCGATGGCATCTTCCAGATCCGTCCGTTCGATGACGACTGGCACGTCGTGCGCGAGCTCCCTCCCGGCGATGACTCACTGTTCGCCGGGCGCATCCCCTTTGGCGAGCGGCAGCCCGCCAGTGCCCTGGCCTTCGAGACCGAGACCGCGACCCTCACCAACAACGAGCGCCGGATGAACGGCCTGCCCCCTCTGGCCTGGAACGATCGCCTGCTGAACTCGGCGCGCGGACACTCGATCGACATGGCCACCAACGACTATTTCAGCCATACCGGACTCGATGGCCGCAGCCATGCCGATCGCATGTCGGATGCCGGCTACAACTGGAACTATGCGTCCGAAAACATCGCGGCCGGACAGACCTCGCCCGCCGCCGTCGTCGATGCCTGGATGAACAGCCCCGGACACCGCGCCAACATCCTCGACACCATCGTCTGCGATCTGGGCGTGGGTTATGCCTATGGGGCCGGCAGCACCTACCGGCACTACTGGACGCAGAACTTTGGCCGTCAGCAGGGCGTCGGCACCTGCCCGCCCGTCTCTGGGGACGACCAGCCCAGGGCCGAGGACTACTACCGCAAGGTGAACGCCTACTTCTATGGCGCCTTCGGGCGCGCGGCCACGTCTTCCGAGCTGGCCGAGTGGGGCGCCGTGCTGCGCGACAACAGCGGCAGCGTCTGGAGGCCCCTGGGTGCCGGGCTGCAGCACTTTCTGAGCAACTCGCTGGGCTGGGGCACGGCCCTGATCGACGACCAAACGGCCCGCTCACGGGTGGACGAGGTGCTCGGGAACCTCTTCGGTTCATCCTCGGACATCGACTCGCGTATCACGAATTACTACGTCGACGCCCTGGTCACCGGCTCCATTCGCGAGCGTGGACTCGTCAATGCCGTTCTCAACGATCTGGCGATCATGCCCCGAGTCGACGGTACCTACGGCAAACCCAACGGCTGGACGGGCGGACCGGGCGACGGGTTGCTGACCCCAGCCCAGATCAGCGCCTACCGCGCCCGGATCGAGTAA
- a CDS encoding S8 family serine peptidase, with protein MEPSGIWEGGASDQDTDWDEPSWPSERPIGEPGRVDTFTAPGVGLRPATLERLRAGRDVELIVEYVSPNLPANADDRTIRRGQRLNKADVLHEMQALDVEEVEDYSHMPMNVLRVRSLEAIEALRHDPRVKAVHEVGVKYLQLNQSLPLIDQPTAYGLGATGSGTTVAVLDTGVDYTGSAFGSCTAPGGSCKVVYARDFPADDGSLDDDGHGTNVAGIVLGVAPQARIAALDVFRADGGASDTDIIAALNWSVANRATYNIVAVNLSLGGERKYTAPCGGSSYDAAFSSLRSAGIFIAVASGNESYTDGIASPACVPGAVSVGAVYDSNVGARTWGKPPNTCTDQVTAADKVTCFSNSASFLSLLAPGALIDAAGLQKGGTSQAAPHVAGAVAALKSLCSPATPDNILSALQAGGKSVTDARNGITKPRIDVAAATRRLTSTIDCGGGGGGTSKPDLIVTAVSSPTSGTAGGSITASSTVRNQGTAAAGAFRLGYYLSTDSTITTGDVDTTWGCDIASLAPGASQNCSGTVVIPSTLTTGSYYLGAYADKKGEVSESNESNNGLAASNTIYITGTGGGQYEAKDYYRKVNAYFYGTFGWGAMPDELDEWGAVLRDNSGSVWRPTGAGLQIYLSDTMGWGTAPLDLSTASLRVDEVLRNLFGSSWDIDPRIANYYVEALVSGSVRPRGFVNAILNDLAIMPRVDGTYGQPNGWTGGGSIRILLTREQFERYRERIESSDWWSFSNRESQTTLEQTLSVPD; from the coding sequence GTGGAGCCATCGGGCATTTGGGAGGGCGGGGCGAGCGATCAGGACACTGACTGGGACGAGCCGTCATGGCCATCCGAACGCCCGATCGGTGAACCCGGTCGGGTCGACACCTTCACGGCGCCCGGTGTGGGTCTGCGTCCGGCGACACTGGAGCGGCTGCGTGCCGGTCGCGACGTCGAGCTGATCGTCGAATACGTCTCGCCGAACCTGCCGGCCAACGCCGACGACAGGACGATTCGCCGCGGCCAGCGTCTCAACAAGGCCGATGTGCTCCATGAGATGCAGGCGCTCGATGTCGAGGAGGTCGAGGACTACAGCCACATGCCCATGAATGTGCTGCGGGTCCGTTCGCTCGAAGCCATCGAGGCGCTGCGTCACGACCCCCGCGTCAAGGCCGTGCACGAGGTCGGCGTCAAGTATCTCCAACTCAACCAGAGTCTGCCGCTGATCGATCAGCCCACCGCCTACGGACTCGGTGCGACCGGCAGCGGCACCACGGTGGCGGTGCTCGATACCGGAGTGGACTACACCGGATCCGCCTTCGGTTCCTGCACCGCGCCGGGCGGTTCCTGCAAGGTGGTCTATGCCAGGGACTTCCCGGCCGACGACGGTAGTCTGGACGACGATGGGCACGGCACCAATGTCGCCGGTATCGTGCTGGGCGTGGCGCCCCAGGCCAGGATCGCGGCACTGGATGTCTTCAGGGCGGATGGCGGTGCCTCGGATACGGACATCATCGCGGCGCTCAACTGGTCCGTCGCCAACCGCGCCACCTACAACATCGTGGCCGTCAATCTCAGTTTGGGCGGTGAACGGAAATACACCGCCCCCTGTGGCGGGTCGAGCTATGACGCGGCCTTTTCCAGTCTGCGCTCGGCCGGCATCTTCATCGCCGTCGCCTCAGGCAATGAGAGTTACACGGATGGCATCGCGAGTCCCGCCTGTGTTCCGGGAGCCGTCTCCGTGGGCGCCGTCTATGATTCCAATGTCGGCGCACGCACCTGGGGCAAGCCGCCCAACACCTGCACCGACCAGGTCACGGCCGCCGACAAGGTCACCTGTTTTTCCAATTCGGCCAGCTTCCTGAGCCTGCTCGCTCCGGGCGCGCTCATCGATGCGGCAGGTTTGCAGAAGGGAGGCACATCCCAGGCGGCTCCCCATGTCGCCGGTGCCGTGGCGGCGCTCAAGAGCCTCTGTTCGCCCGCCACACCCGACAACATCCTCTCCGCGCTCCAGGCCGGCGGCAAGTCCGTGACCGATGCACGCAACGGCATCACCAAGCCGCGCATCGATGTCGCCGCCGCTACCCGGCGACTCACCAGTACCATCGACTGTGGCGGCGGCGGTGGCGGAACCTCGAAGCCCGACCTGATCGTCACCGCCGTCAGTAGCCCGACGAGCGGCACGGCCGGCGGCAGCATCACGGCCTCGTCGACGGTCAGGAACCAGGGCACGGCGGCGGCCGGCGCCTTCCGCCTCGGCTATTACCTCTCCACCGACAGCACCATCACCACCGGTGACGTCGACACCACCTGGGGTTGCGACATCGCCTCGCTGGCTCCTGGGGCGAGCCAAAACTGTTCCGGGACTGTGGTCATCCCTTCGACCCTGACCACGGGCAGCTACTATCTGGGTGCCTACGCCGACAAGAAGGGCGAGGTCTCCGAGAGCAACGAGAGCAACAACGGCCTGGCCGCCTCGAACACCATCTACATCACGGGTACGGGGGGCGGCCAGTACGAGGCCAAGGACTACTACCGCAAGGTGAACGCCTACTTCTATGGCACCTTCGGGTGGGGCGCCATGCCCGATGAGCTGGATGAGTGGGGGGCCGTGCTGCGCGACAACAGCGGCAGCGTCTGGAGGCCCACGGGCGCCGGGCTACAAATTTATCTGAGTGACACCATGGGCTGGGGCACGGCGCCGCTCGACCTCAGCACAGCGAGTCTCAGGGTGGACGAGGTGCTCCGGAACCTCTTCGGTTCGTCCTGGGACATCGATCCGCGTATCGCGAATTACTACGTCGAGGCGCTGGTCAGCGGTTCCGTTCGCCCGCGCGGGTTCGTCAACGCCATCCTGAACGATCTGGCGATCATGCCCAGGGTCGACGGCACCTATGGTCAGCCCAACGGCTGGACGGGCGGCGGTTCCATTCGGATACTCCTGACCCGCGAGCAGTTCGAGCGCTATCGAGAGCGTATCGAGAGTTCCGATTGGTGGTCGTTCTCGAACCGGGAATCACAGACGACCCTGGAGCAGACATTGAGCGTGCCGGACTAG
- the asnB gene encoding asparagine synthase (glutamine-hydrolyzing): MCGIYGLIGYPDTRSGHLLDVIGDYMRPRGPHGEGRYLEPGVALGMRRLSIIDLEHGWQPLKARDGQVVCFQNGEIYNHRELRRELQALGARFATAGDTEVLAHGYALWGLDGLLARLDGMYAIAILDRDRRELILARDRFGEKPLFYTQLGTVFAYSSDLLTLAALHGQDPAIDPPALERYLALHFTPGRRTIFSTIRRVLPGELLRVRLDEPAVIEHRRYFVQPLGTARAISDDALAELVEQSVTSRLVADVPVGVFLSGGLDSSIVAAVAARAKPAIDTFSMGFTSARHDESPFARAVAQHVGSRHHHFEFRGDDFIELLPQVARALDEPVGDQAMLPLYRLCREAAAHVSVVLAGEGADEIFAGYGYYQAFAPGPGLAGIQRRLLSRRPLHPDLKRLIRNPHPATPSGFPLLTDMAGRQALLEPEFQEQALDDWESQLMVWLETAQDPLQRATAADLATWLPDDLLVKFDRMSMAHSLEGRAPFLAPALVDAALHLPARRRRTGAESKVALRRVARRWLPPDILKRRKQGFVLPMRQWLVQWFDRHGATAAYLDGRELPGLCGTALNRRLDDERTRGFPSERLVFALVLLLEWRRSADARIGVLRRDYDLD; this comes from the coding sequence ATGTGCGGCATCTACGGTCTGATCGGCTATCCGGATACCCGCTCCGGGCATCTGCTCGACGTCATCGGCGACTACATGCGTCCACGCGGTCCGCATGGCGAGGGCCGGTATCTCGAGCCGGGCGTCGCCCTAGGCATGCGCCGGCTCTCCATCATCGACCTCGAGCACGGCTGGCAGCCGCTCAAGGCCCGTGACGGACAGGTGGTCTGTTTCCAGAACGGCGAGATCTACAATCATCGCGAACTCAGACGCGAACTCCAGGCACTCGGCGCGCGCTTCGCGACCGCCGGCGACACCGAGGTGCTGGCGCACGGCTACGCGCTCTGGGGACTCGACGGACTGCTCGCGCGTCTCGACGGCATGTACGCCATCGCCATCCTCGACCGTGACCGTCGCGAGCTGATCCTCGCCCGCGACCGCTTCGGCGAAAAACCGCTCTTCTACACGCAGCTTGGCACTGTCTTCGCCTACAGCTCCGATCTGCTCACCCTGGCCGCTCTACACGGACAGGATCCGGCCATCGACCCGCCGGCGCTCGAGCGCTATCTGGCCCTGCATTTCACGCCCGGCCGGCGAACGATCTTCAGCACCATCCGGCGCGTCCTGCCCGGCGAGCTGTTGCGGGTCCGGCTCGACGAACCGGCGGTCATCGAGCATCGGCGCTATTTCGTCCAGCCGCTCGGTACCGCGCGCGCCATCTCCGACGACGCCCTGGCCGAACTCGTCGAGCAGTCCGTGACCAGCCGTCTGGTCGCCGACGTCCCGGTCGGCGTCTTCCTCTCGGGCGGACTCGACAGCTCGATCGTCGCCGCCGTCGCCGCCCGCGCCAAGCCCGCCATCGACACCTTCTCGATGGGTTTCACCAGCGCCCGGCACGACGAGAGTCCCTTCGCGCGTGCCGTCGCCCAGCATGTCGGCTCCAGACACCATCACTTCGAGTTCAGGGGCGATGACTTCATCGAGCTGCTGCCCCAGGTCGCGCGCGCGCTCGACGAACCCGTCGGCGATCAGGCCATGCTGCCGCTCTACCGGCTCTGCCGCGAGGCCGCCGCTCATGTCAGCGTGGTGTTGGCGGGGGAGGGCGCCGACGAGATCTTCGCCGGCTATGGCTACTACCAAGCCTTCGCGCCTGGACCCGGACTCGCTGGAATCCAGCGTCGTCTCCTGTCGCGCCGCCCCCTGCATCCGGATCTGAAGCGGCTCATCCGCAATCCGCATCCGGCCACGCCGTCCGGGTTTCCGCTGCTGACCGACATGGCGGGGCGTCAGGCGCTCCTGGAGCCCGAATTCCAGGAACAGGCCCTGGACGACTGGGAATCACAGCTCATGGTCTGGCTGGAGACGGCCCAGGATCCGCTCCAGCGCGCGACCGCCGCCGATCTCGCGACCTGGCTCCCGGACGACCTGCTGGTCAAGTTCGACCGCATGTCCATGGCCCATAGCCTGGAAGGTCGCGCCCCCTTCCTCGCCCCGGCACTGGTCGACGCCGCGCTCCATCTGCCCGCCCGCCGGCGCCGGACCGGCGCCGAGAGCAAGGTCGCGCTGCGCCGGGTCGCGCGCCGCTGGCTGCCGCCCGACATCCTGAAGCGCCGCAAGCAGGGATTCGTACTGCCCATGCGTCAGTGGCTGGTGCAATGGTTCGATCGACATGGCGCCACGGCCGCCTATCTCGACGGTCGCGAGCTGCCTGGGCTGTGCGGGACGGCACTCAACCGGCGGCTCGACGACGAGCGCACACGCGGATTTCCGAGTGAGCGGCTGGTCTTCGCGCTGGTCCTGCTCCTGGAATGGCGCCGGAGCGCCGACGCCCGGATCGGCGTGCTCAGGCGTGATTATGATCTAGACTGA